In the genome of Phacochoerus africanus isolate WHEZ1 chromosome 5, ROS_Pafr_v1, whole genome shotgun sequence, the window aatttcgACAACACAGAAGGGTAATGCTGAAACTAAACTGTGTCCTTTTATGACCGAAAGCAGGTTCTAAGACGTCTCGTTTGGTAATAATGCATCTTCAGACATTGAGAATCCATTTCATGTATTATTCCTTACATTTCAGCACCACAAAGAAAACTGAGCAGGCAAAAGATGACACTTCCATGAGCAGTGGTGACGATGAAGATGGAGTTTTAGATAAAAGACTCAAGTACTTTAAGTATCCACGGGCCACTGGACATTACCCTGCGAGGAGACCACTGTCTATCTCCCGAGAATGGCATGGAtacaaaaagaagaaccaaactaTTAGTGTAGGAAAAGACATTAACTGCGACGTGATGATTCACAGAGATCACAAGAAAGAAGTGCGCGCCCCTTCTCCCTACTGGACGATGGTGAAGCAGGACATCGAGAGCTCCTCCTCCTCCGTCTCCACCACCTCCGATGCATTTTGGCTGGAAGACTATGCTCATGTCGAAGAGGGCAAGAGCCAAACTGTGCCAAACACTGGTTAGGCAGCAGCTTGCCAATCTGTGATCACGGAACATCCATCTGGAAATCACCCTGTTTTTGTGCACTGCCATGTGCAGCTTTGCTATACTTAAAGGAATATGTGCCGACTTATCATTTCCCTTTCACGACTGTGTTGTAAAGCCTTAAAAAGACCTTGTTGGACACGATCTCCAAAGACCTCCCTGGGGTCTCACAGGCCTCATAAACCTTATTTAGGTCATTACAACCCTTAAGACCCTCCTGTCTCAGAAGAATGGCTCATCTTTTAGAAACTGCAGCAGAGGAACCCAATATCAGAGCGTGTGAACATAGTagagaattttactttttaaggtcAGTACCGCATTTTAATGTAGAGATTTAGTTTCCCTCATTTTGTAAGCTTCAAGTAtcctatttaaaagaaataagagatttTTTTGGCTAGTTGTTCATATTAGAACTCCTCCCCCTTTTAGCCCTACTTTCGATGGTTAATTACTtgaaagagacaagaaagaaacagatgaaatgagagaaaaaattctGACACAGTTAAGGTAAATCAAACGTACCCAGACCATTTAATTGTTCTTACCCAAGAGTACAGTTTTTAACTTTTATCGTTTTAAATTAATACTAATACTATATAGAACACATGTACTATTATAATAATACATCATCATCATAAACTGGAAATAGTTATTCTGAGAGCcgcttagctttttttttttttttttttgtctttttgccatttcttgggccactcccgcggcatatggaggttcccaggctaggggtcgaattgtagctgtagctgccagcctacgccagagccacagcaatgcaggatctgagccgcgtctgcaacctacaccacagctcacggcaatgccggatccttaacccactgagcaaggccagggatcgaacccccaacctcacggttcctagtcagattcgttaaccactgcgccacgacgggaactccatttttttttgttttttttttggccgtgcttgcagtatgtggaagttcccaggccagggactgaatctacaGTGACAGAGTAGTGACtccagctactgcagtgacactggatccttaacccactgcaccacaagggaactccatttagccttaattttaatagtttctcACACTTCTGTACTTTATTACTATATTCTTGTTCTCCTCTAAAGCATCTAAAACAAAAACTTGTTGATTAACTGGTTaggaaaaatgtaagaaaattttatttatttatttatttatttgggctatgcctgcagcacatggaagttcccgggccatggactgaacccctgccacagtggtaaccagagccacaccagtgacagggaactctgagaaaaacatttaaatataatgttttattgACTTTAGGTCAGCTGGGAACAGTCACTTGCATTTATGCTTTATGATATTTAAtctcattggaaaaaaaagataaatgttacaTTAGAGGCTTTTCACCTTCACGTATTTGCTGCTCAGGGTTGAGAAAATGTTCAGCTCTCTCCTGCAACATGCTTCAATATTACAACTCATCAACGAAAGGTGTATGACCCAAATTTCCGCTTGCTGCCATTGACTTCCGGCCAGAAACAAACTTCTTTGCAGCCTTTAAAAGACAGAAAGTTAACAGAAATAAGCAAGTAGATAAACTTCTGTTCCTTTGAATATTTCATATGAAATACTCATATTTCTGAGTAAGTTTTTTCTATTcattatgaaaatattcatatGAAAATACTCATATTTTTGAACTGAGCAATGTGGTGCCCTAGACATGAGGGTAacttaaaaagagggaaaaggaaagccTTTCTGACACTGCAAAATGGGGCAGTGCCTCCTTGGGCAGGGCTGTCCTTTCCTGTTTCTGTAGACAATGGCAAAGTCTGAGTCAATAAAAATACAGATTGTTGACTTAAACAGCTACACTTTAATATCCTACTACTCTTTATGACACTACTTTGAGTTCAAAGTCTGGCTGTTTAGATTAAATGTAATACAACGAGGAGCATTCCCCACAGTATCTccagccagctttttttttttttttttttgtcttttgagggccatacctgcaagcatatggaggttcccaggatagggctcaaatgggagctgcagctgccggcctatgtcacagccacagcaatgccaggtccgagctgcgtctacaacctacatcaccgctcacggcagcgccggatccttaacccactgagcggagctaggaatcaaacccgtgtcctccatggatgctagtcagattcatttctgctaagccacgacaggaactcccaaggccgGCTTTTTAAATAAGGAGATGGTGTCAGAGGCAGCTGGGCTGGCCTCTCACGATGGTACACTCTACAAGATGACGACAGCCATCTGGAAGAGCGTGTGATGATGAACTTAGGGGCCAAGTGAAATCAAGTCAGGGTTCCTGTCTTAAAAtagcctgcttcttttttctgtCCACAAGGGTAGACCCCTTGGTGAGAAGACGGCTGAGACGTCTATCATGGAAGGGGAGCTGGCGTTTGTTAATACAGAAAGACTGGTTTGGGGTTCACTCTGTAGTTCATTACTTGTTAGGCACAGAAGGGATTGCAAAGAAGTATAAGACATAGTCCTTGCGCTCAAAGCAACTCGGTTTTGTAGGAAACaatatatgtcaaaaaaaaaacacagcacgGGCAGGAGTAATGAATGTCTTGGGCTGAGAAAACGAAAGAGCATCTTGAGATGGTGGACTGTGAAGAACTGGAAGGGAGAGAGTTTGGAGGGAAAATACCAAACCTGACAATCAGGTTGAATCTTATGAAACTGCCGATATTTGATCCCTCTGgacatttaagaatttaaaatggttTAACCTGATGGTAATTTAGAGGAATGAGGAAGAAACATCTACCCCCGAGTTGACAAGGAAGCCATCTGTAGATCTGATGGGAATGAGCCCTTCTGCCTCTACACCAGGTAGACTGGCACCAAACACCATGAAAATAGCCTGTGTAGCCCAAGGAAGCTTATACATTCCTTCTGAAATTGGATCATAAGGACAAGTTATTTGatgttaaataaattttcatttgcttACGTTTATAACATCAGCGTCAGCTACTGAATCAATCTGCTGAAGGACCGTGGATGGCTGCACGTACGAACCAGCAATTAGAGCCTGGGACCCAACTTCATCCAGGAAACCCTCAGAAGACTCCACTGACATTAGGTACCCGGCTTTCAGCTTGTTCCTGTCCAATAAAAGGCGTGTAACTAAGGCAGAACCCAGTTTTACAGAGCAAGGCAATTTAAAAGTACTCTCCCAAACCCTTAAACATGTTTGggtaaatacaaaaattaacagCTTTACAGTGCCAAAAgtctccattctatttcttcagTTCATGAACTATTTTAATATTGATATCATTTTAAAAGCTGTCATTATAAGATTATACTGAAAACCCAACAGATGGCCTTTTGATTTTAGACTAGAACTTAAGATCGAGTTAAAACTAttgcaatgtaaaaaaaaaaaaaaaaaggagttcccgtcgtggcgcagtggttaacgaatccgattaggaaccatgaggttgcgggttcggtccctgcccttgctcagtgggttaaggatccagcgttgccgtgagctgtggtgtaggtcgcagatgcggctcggatcctgcgatgctgtggctctggtgtaggccggtggctgcagctccgattagacccctagcctgggaacctccatatgccgccggagcgccccaagaaatagcaacaacaacaacaaaaaagacaaaagacaaaaaaaaaactattgcaaTGTGAAGTTtatgggtttttttagggctgtacccatggcatatggaggttcccaggccaggggtcaaattggagctgtagccaccggcctacaccagaccaacagcatcgcaggatccgagccgcatctgtgacctacaccacagctcacggcaacgctggatccttaacccactgagcaaggccagggatcgaacctgaatcctcatggatactagtcaggtttgttaaccgctgagccacgaaggtaaCTCCtgtaatgtgattttttaaaaattaaatttattttattttttatggctgcaccagcagcatatggaggataccacagccacagcattatgagatccaggctgcatctgtgacctacaccatagctcacggcaacaccagatccttaacccactgagcggagccagggattgaacccacaactttatggatactagtcgggtttgttaaccgctgagccacgaagggaaacTCCTGTAATGTGAAGTTTTGATGACTGAAGTAACTTACTGCTTCCTGATACTTTTTCGGTCATAATTTTAAGCATCTTTGTTAAAAATACCTATGTGGGCTCTTCTCACTGCCCACTTAGCAGGATGTTGTGTGCTGATAATCTAACTTCCCTACTCCCAGCCCATTTCTGTGCTGAGATTTGTCTcactgaggggagggaggtggggaaggacaGATAGGTCCTATTAAGTCCCCGTAGCTTAAATATTGGCACCAAAGCACCGATttgaaataaaacacaattcaATTCACAGTTATCCCAGAAAGAAACCGGTGTGCAGTAAGGCATCTGAGTTATTTAACTCTCAAAGAAACCCATCTTCTTGGCACTCTGTAGCAAGACTTCCATTTAAGCATAATTACAATCTGATGTAGCAATTTTACCATACCGCCAGCTTAACTGAAAAAAGACTTTACCTGCAATAAACTTTACGAAAGATTATATTAGTTTGTCCCTTCAGCAATGATTGCTCACTTTCTCTTTCACTATAGGAAGACTAATAAGAACCTTACAAAAAAGCATCAACTCCATCAAAATGGCAGGAAATAAACATATCTTGACATTAATAACCAAAATTCCACTTTCTGAACATTGCGGTACTTGCCAACAACTGTGCTACAGttattaagaaaatacatttgtccTAAGCATAGCCGGTGTCTCAATTATGTTTGTTCAGGATGCAATCATGTAGAGCTGCATCCTTATCAATCCTTGGTTTCACGTACATGGTATTTAATAAACTGTGTTGTACTCATTCacagacacaattttttttagtGTGTTTGGCATTATATAAGTAACGAGACTAAAGAGAACAGAAATGGCAACAGGTTGTTCCCTCCTGGGTTGTAATTCACCCTGTCGTACTTTCCTTGTGGGCAACACTAAATAAGTGATCATGAAGACTGCCAGTTTCAGGATTCACTTTTTGAACTGAAATGGATGGAGTCAAATTTAAATGGTCTAACTCCTGTATGAAAATGCAAGCTGATTTCCAACTCTATCCAGAGTCTATCTCTTTTAGAGAAACTCCCAGAATTACTACCAAGGTGTTCTTACCACTTTCAGTGAAGACAATGGGAATTTGAAAATCACCCAGCAGGAGATGGAAATTGCAACCTTTTAATCAGCTATCTATGATCTATCAAATCAGTGAAGAGATAAAAAAACACTGCCAATGGTTATGGCGGAACAGGTACTCTCCTACACTGATGGTATGATTTATAAGCTAGTACAACCTTTTAACATGGTGACTCCAAAATGTAACAATATtgtacaaacacacatacatattttaacgCAGAACCTTTCGTTATAATATTTATAACTCTTGGCCCAGTTGTGAATCTATACCAAGAAAagtaacaagaaatgaaaaagtgttTTAAGCCCGAAGATATCATTAATTGTTTAGAATTCCCAATTGCCATCTTGTTGAAAAATGTCCAACAAGAATATTTGGACACACCCATTAAAACTGTTTATGACATAATTTTTAGTGATCTGAATAAATGGAAACATTATCATGTTAAAGAGAAGAATCACTGGTAGGgaatgaaagataatttttatctttgtgtttgtaattttcaaatttctacaataaacacactaataaatattatttattaataagtaTATATGCAATATTAACtatgtttaaaatgtataaaaatggtCAAGATAATAATCAAAATGTCTCTAGGTGGTAGGAATCTAttccccttttcttttaaatacttttctgTACCTTTCAATCCTTTTGTGCATTTATTACAATAGTGCTGTAACtagaaaaaataactttcaaatatttgaaagatgAAACAGTTAATATTGAAACTTACTTGGCAACTTGGACATCTGTATTAGAAAGGTTTCCTTGAGCAATTGTTTTTACTTGGTCATAGGCAGCCTTGATAACCTAggataaataagtaaaagctGGTCATCTTTGCTCAGTGCCAGGGTCGCCTGAAGCGTTCAGCTGCTCCTCTACTAGGGCAAAAACCTAAGATTGAAGGTTCATTCCAGAGACACAGTATAGTGTCCGTGTGGAATTCTTAAGTCACTATGTGCTGCTCACTCTTCCAGGGATCTATAAAGCAGCTGTTGTACAAATATCTTAAGTAGCCAAGCTTCTTACAAATGTTTAGTGGTAGAGGGCAGAGGATGGAGGCAAggtttaggaaaagaaaacatagggactTATAACTGACTATGAAGAATAAATACCTCTAAAATTTCCTCAGACTCTTAAAATGTCATGTAATCAATCCTGCCCTCTCTTACAATTCACTAATAAGAAAGAAgtatgccagtcagaatggccatcattagaagactacaaataacaaatgccggagcgagtgtggagaaaagggaaccctcctgcactgttagtgggaatgtgagttggtacaaccactgtggaaacagtacggaggtaactcagaaaactaaatacagaactaccatatggtccagcaatcccactcctgggcagacatccagacaaaattttcattcaaggAGATgcaggcacccctatgttcactgcagcagtattcatgatagccaaggcATAGcaataacctaaatgcccatcaatagatgaatgaagaagatgtggtacatatatacaatggaatactactcagccataaaaaagaacaaaataatgccatttgcagcaacatggatgaaactagattctcatactaagtaaagtaagtcagaaagagaaagacaaataccatatgatatcatttatagctggaatctaatctatggcacaaatgaacctatctagagaaaaaaaacaaactcatggacatggagaacagacttgtggttgccaagggggagtgggagggagtgggagtttggggttagtagatgcaaattattgcttttggagtggataagcaatgagatcctgctgtatagcacagggaactatatccagtcacttgtgatggaacatgatggaggataatgtgagaaaaaaatgtatatatatgtaactgggtcactttgctgtgcagcagaaattgaacatttgaaataaattataatttaaaaaaaagaaaggagtaatTCATACACAGCcaatttgttttttggtttttttttttttttttgctttttagggccacacccacagcttatggaggatcccaggctgggggtctaatcggaggtacagctgccggcctacaccacagccacagcaacgccagatcggagctgcatctgtgacctacaccaccacagctcatggcaacaccagatccttaacccactgagcgaggccagggatcgaacctgcaacctcatggttcctggtcagattcgtttccgctgcgccacgatgggaactctcctatacAGGCAATTTGTAAAGCTTGTCCATACCTGAAATGCTGGCATCGAGAGGAATCACCTTCCAGTGATGTGGGTGGgtacttggtaaatatttgttgaataaataaaaacaaacctggCCCGTGCTACTTATTGTTTTCCCTACTCACCTAAATTCTAGGACCCTCATTTTCCGTCCACGTGAGCTACCCATTTCCAAAGCCATACCCCAGATGTGGATATAACCTTCATCTGTCCTACCTCAGAAACCCTCACTTCCAAGACCTCTGGCCTAAGTCTTTAATCATGCTGTCCTTCTCTAGCATTTTATCAACACCTCTAGTTCCTTGATTTGTCCACTTTCAATCTATCAGATCCCTCTGGCATcactttttttccatcttagggctgcacctgcagcatacggaagttccccggataggggtggaactggagctgcagctgccggcttacaccacagcctcagcaacactagatctgagccacatctgtgatttacgctgcagcttgtggcaatgcccaacccttaaccccctgagtgaggccagggatcaaacctgcatcctcacagagactatgatgggtccttaacctgttgagccaccatgggaacccctGGATCACTTTTTTTTATCTCGCCTAGATCCATGAATCATCCCTTCAATCATTCTTGCCAGTGTTTCCAACTTCTAGTCGTCTCCTCATACTTCCGACCTGTCTACGTTGCAGGACTACAGCTTGGGATCAACCCTACTGCCTGCCCACCTCCATTTCTCCCTTAGGCTAGACCACTAACTGACTGCACTATGAATTTGTGGCCACTGATCTCAAGGAGACATTTATACTGCTGTTATGCTCCTGTGTGCCTCAGCCACTCATCTGTCCCAAACCTCATTACTTTTTCACaactctgcttccttctcttaCTCTCAAAACATGACTTAGCCTCTTACCTCACCAGGGATGGATGTAGGTCCGCATCTTCCTGACAATCTCTTCTCCCATGTCAGCCTGTGGATCCTGTTTGCACTTGCTTTCCCAGATCTGATCCACCTGtaatttcctctctcctctgcctgctccaattttctttcctttcactaTGAATGCCTCTTCCTACATAATCTCTGAGGGAACTCTACCACACACCACCTGCCTAAGTCTCAGCTCCACCTGCCTGCACCaactctgcatttctttcttctcattcattccttaataatataaattttagatcACTTCCAACACTCTGGTAAAAATCAATTAACATCACCAATATCATCCTCGTTTGTTAAAACTAGCAGACCCCTCTGTGGTTAAAAGGATATCCAGTAGATCAAAATGGGGTTAACTATTCTCTTTCCTGgcctccaaatgcaacagtttctcttctttttctttccgtTTTCTTGGCCATTTTCCTCAGCTGGACCTTCAGTTTCTCCTCCTACAACCTTTCACACATAACCCTGACTTACACACACACTTTATGTTGAGGGCTCCCAGGGTACATCTTGGCCTTGACCTCATATCCCAGAGACAACTCGATAGCCCATGTCCACACAGAACCAACATACCAAGGAGGCATTTCCTTGCTCATTCCTAGAGGCATTCGTATATatgttcttcatttttaagttttcttcacAGCAGATAACACTTGAATGATATCACA includes:
- the PDZD9 gene encoding PDZ domain-containing protein 9; translation: MKKPVQKSAKEKGSKPSVHNLSKTQQTKLTVGSLGLGLIIIQHGPYLQITHLIKKGAAARDGKLQPGDVLITVGHANVLGYTLREFLKLLQNITIGTVLQIKVYRDFIDIPKEWQDIYDLIPETKFPITRTTKKTEQAKDDTSMSSGDDEDGVLDKRLKYFKYPRATGHYPARRPLSISREWHGYKKKNQTISVGKDINCDVMIHRDHKKEVRAPSPYWTMVKQDIESSSSSVSTTSDAFWLEDYAHVEEGKSQTVPNTG